Sequence from the Brevundimonas diminuta genome:
CGCCCGACGGATCGCCCAGCATCGTGTATTCGATCTTGCCGATCGCCGGGGACGAGTCGTGCCAGGCCTTGTGCGAGAAGTGGGTGTCGGTCGACACCGAATAGATCTCGACGCCCAGCTTCTGGAACTCGGCATAGTGGTCGGCCAGGTCTTCCAGCTCGGTCGGGCACACGAAGGTGAAGTCGGCCGGATAGAAGAAGAAGATCGCCCACTTGCCCGCCACGTCGGCGTCCGTGACCGTCAGGAATTTGCCGCCCTTATAGGCTTCGGCCGTAAAGGGTTTGATCGTCGTGTTGATGAGGGCCATGCGCAAAATCCAATGCAAGGTGGTTGGGAGGCGCCCTCCCTACCGCACCGCACCAAATAAACCCAATCACTTATTTGCAGATGCGCAATAGATTTTTGTTATAGGTCAGGGCGTCATAACCGGCACAGCCCCGGCTTTGATCGCTTCTTGAATGCAGTCGGTATGTTCCTCAGCGAAACCGTCGGCATCCCGTATCCTGCGCTGCATCACCGCCGTCTTGACCCTCGCTTCCCGGTCGTCCGTGGATTGCTCATCTGTCAGCCTGGCGCCCCACCATTCGCGGATGAACCAGCTCGGTCCCGCCACCCTACCGGTCTCGCGCGCAGCGTCCTCGATCAGGATCATGACGTGGGCGTAGCAGATCTCGGCGCGCTGCATGTCCGCAGGATAGGGCGTCTCCACATGCGCTCCCGCCACCTGAAGCGCCGTCGCCGCCAGCATCGAAACGATCATGATCTCATCCTCTCCCTCGGCCTCTTCCTCGGCCCGATGTGATCAATACAGCAGGAACGGCCGCCGCGCCTCTTCCCACGCCGCCTCGTCCGGCTGCGTCGCGGCATCCAGATCGCTTGGCGTCGCGCCTGCGTCGTCCACCCATTCCCGCAGGCCCGGCCCGCTGTTGATCACGTCGATGGGCAGTTTGCCGAACGCATACTCGTACGGAAAATCCCGCCACAGGTCGTAGTCGGGATATAGCCGCCGGATCGCCTTGAAGCCCAAGGCCTGAACCCGCCACGGCTTGAAGGCCGCGTGGTCATAGCCGGGGTGATCGACGTGGATCTGCACCCCGCTGCACAGCTTTCCGACGTGCTTGTGGAAGGTCGGCTCGAACCACATGTCGCGCAAGACGCAGCCGCCCAGCCATTCCGGCGCCAGCGCCTGCATTTCCGCGATGACCGCCCGCGCGTCGATGTCCGGCGCCCCGAACAGCTCCAATGGCCGTGTCGTCCCCCGCCCTTCCGACAGGGTCGCCCCTTCCAGCATCACCGTGCCCGCATAGGCGCGCGCCATCGACAGGTTCGGCGCATTGGGGCTGGGATTGACCCATGACCGGTCCAGCAGCGGCCAGCCGAAGCCCGGCCCCGCCTCGGGCGCCCAACCCTGCATCTCCACGACCTGGTAATCCACATCCAGCTTGAACTGGTCGATGAACCACCGACCCAGTTCGCCCATGGTCATCCCGTGCCGCATCGGCATCGGCCCGGCCCCGACGAAACTCTCCCAGCCGGGCTTCAACGTCATCCCCTCGACGGGCCGCCCCGCCGGATTGGGCCGGTCCAGCACCCACACCGACTTTCCGTGTTTCGCCGCCGCCTCCAGCACGTACAGAAGCGTCGTCACATAGGTGTAGATACGGCAGCCCAGGTCCTGCAGATCGACCAGCAGCACGTCGAACTCGGCCATCCATTCGTCGCGCGGCCGCCGCACCTCGCCGTACAGGCTGAATACCGGGAAGCCGTGGACCGGATCGCGATAATCCGGGCTTTCCATCATATTGTCCTGAAGATCGCCCTTCATCCCGTGCTGCGGGCCAAAGGCGGCGGTCAGCCGGATTTCGGGACAGGCGGCCAGCGCGTCCACCGCATGGGTCAGATCCTTCGTCACCGACGCCGGATGCGCCAGCAAGGCCACGCGTCGCCCCTTCAGCTGCGCCCTGAGAGCGTCGTCGGACAAAAGGCGGTCGAGGCCGAAGTTCATGTCAGGTCCAGCGCGAACGAGTCGGGATGATGAAAGTCCGGCTTATCCGAAGGATGCGCCAGCGCCCAATAGCCGATCGCCCCGTCCATGCCCCGGATCACCGCCGCCAAGCCCGTCCTCAGGCCCGCCGCCCCGACCGCATCCTCCGGCAAGGTCACGTCCGCCGTCAGCACGAACTGTCCGGACGCCGACCGCGTCACGATGAAGGGCGCGGGCATCTCCAGATCCCGCATCCCCTCGCGATAGCCGTCGAACCGATAGGCCGCCCACGCCCCCGACGGCGACAGATTGTATTCGATATAGCCGCCCGCCGTCCGCACGAACGCCTCGAAACAGGTCGCCTGCCACAGCCCGTCCGTCCGCACCCGCGCCGCCGCCTCCGGCCGCCACATACTCTCCACCGCTCCGGCCAGCACATACTCCAAGCTCAGCACCCGCCCGGCCCGTCGCGCCTCGACCTCCAGCGTCAGCCCGGCCGGGCTGGATGTCGGATGCGGGATCAGGGGCAGGCGCATCCCGCCTTCGTATCGCAGGCCGGCCAACTCGTCGATTGCATCGACCGAGGCGGCGCATCTACAATCTGGAGATGAAGCCCCTCGCCCTTTTTGCGCTGACATTGGCCTACATCTTTGCGCTGTTGCTCTTGAGCGAGGCCGCGCCCCCGCCTTTGCCGCACATGATGACGGTGGCGCTTTGCGGCGCCATCGGGGCGTCTTTGGCGAACGCCACCTGGTGGCTGGTCGCGCGAAAGCTCCTTCGCAAGCCCACGCGCTAGACCGAGAGCCGGCTTCCGACTTCCTCCCCAACGCCTCATCAACCCTTGCGGGCGTCGGACCTCCGTGAAAACATCACAGCATGCCCAAGCGCTCCCCCTACGGTCCGCAGATGACCTTCTCTGAGAAGCGTCAGATGCTGAAGGATCGCTTCCACCTCCTGCTCGGACCGCTCGTTCTCTGCCTGGCTGTCAGCGGCGCTTCTTCCGAACCGTCCTCTGTGTTTCTGGCGTGGACAGTGGGCACCGCTCTGGTCGCGCTAGTCCTCAACCGGCTGATTCCGTGAAGGTGAAATCGCCGGTCTAAAGGTCGCCAGCCATCGCATCTTCTCGGGATGTCGGCTGGCTTTACAACGCTCTATGGCCAAGCAGCGTCATCCAACCCATCGCGGCCTGAAACGGCGCTAAAATGGGCGCGCCATGCCCAAAGCCGCTCCACCTGAAATTGCACCACCTTGCATTTTGCACGCGTTTTCGCGTTGCCGTGCAATTTCGCGCCGATCGAGATTAGACGAATTAGACACTTCAGACGGTGTTTTTCATCCGCGCGGTCTGAACAGCCGACGCCGCCTCGACTAGGGGAAGACGACCCTCGTCATCCCTGCTAACCCAGCCTCACCATGACCGAACACGCCTTCAAATCCGACTTCCTGCGCACGCTCCAAGCGCGCGGCTACATCCATCAGATCACCCACCCCGCCGAACTGGACGAGGCGGCCGCCGCGGGCGTGGTGCCGGGCTATATCGGCTTCGACGCCACTGCGCCGTCATTGCACGTCGGAAGCCTGATCCAGATCATGATGCTGC
This genomic interval carries:
- the ahpC gene encoding alkyl hydroperoxide reductase subunit C, yielding MALINTTIKPFTAEAYKGGKFLTVTDADVAGKWAIFFFYPADFTFVCPTELEDLADHYAEFQKLGVEIYSVSTDTHFSHKAWHDSSPAIGKIEYTMLGDPSGVVTNNFDAMRPGVGLADRATFLVDPDGVIQFTETTSEGIGRNAAELLRKVKAAQYVRSHPGEVCPAKWEEGEATLAPSLDLVGKI
- a CDS encoding exo-beta-N-acetylmuramidase NamZ family protein; amino-acid sequence: MNFGLDRLLSDDALRAQLKGRRVALLAHPASVTKDLTHAVDALAACPEIRLTAAFGPQHGMKGDLQDNMMESPDYRDPVHGFPVFSLYGEVRRPRDEWMAEFDVLLVDLQDLGCRIYTYVTTLLYVLEAAAKHGKSVWVLDRPNPAGRPVEGMTLKPGWESFVGAGPMPMRHGMTMGELGRWFIDQFKLDVDYQVVEMQGWAPEAGPGFGWPLLDRSWVNPSPNAPNLSMARAYAGTVMLEGATLSEGRGTTRPLELFGAPDIDARAVIAEMQALAPEWLGGCVLRDMWFEPTFHKHVGKLCSGVQIHVDHPGYDHAAFKPWRVQALGFKAIRRLYPDYDLWRDFPYEYAFGKLPIDVINSGPGLREWVDDAGATPSDLDAATQPDEAAWEEARRPFLLY
- a CDS encoding DOMON-like domain-containing protein; the protein is MRLPLIPHPTSSPAGLTLEVEARRAGRVLSLEYVLAGAVESMWRPEAAARVRTDGLWQATCFEAFVRTAGGYIEYNLSPSGAWAAYRFDGYREGMRDLEMPAPFIVTRSASGQFVLTADVTLPEDAVGAAGLRTGLAAVIRGMDGAIGYWALAHPSDKPDFHHPDSFALDLT